From the genome of Nasonia vitripennis strain AsymCx chromosome 1, Nvit_psr_1.1, whole genome shotgun sequence, one region includes:
- the Or129 gene encoding odorant receptor 129, with product MEIYDSRYFVHAKRFQELLGIWPYQSRLKNNCSWVILSFLFIAMIIPQIVGLSVHAGKDSKRTLECTFGTCYMLAIYMKLLVACADKDKAKFIFEYTARNFKKINDNDERKILIEYSERGRLIGVVYTIFVLAALGVFVVVPLAPGILDVILPLENGTRSKFFILNGEFLVDKTEYFIEIYAFDSICCIVTVLIICATDPLYAAILEHCLAIFAIVKLRLRKYRVRKGLKCVSADEAEYEAIIRAVQLHREIIAFIETIQNNCSLYFAFEMGVTLISFTVNFVLAVLKTPDLFDRLRLAMVLFAQAVHLFYITWPGQKLIDHGEDLFKETYFNDWYKSSVKCQKALRFMSLRCSKPCKLSGAGVYVLNFAYTLLILKTSASYITVVAQFEYKIVA from the exons ATGGAGATCTATGACAGTCGTTACTTTGTGCACGCTAAACGCTTTCAAGAACTATTAGGTATCTGGCCCTACCAGAGCcgcttaaaaaataattgcagcTGGGTTATATTGAGTTTTCTATTCATCGCTATGATAATACCTCAA ATCGTAGGTCTGTCCGTCCACGCTGGGAAAGACAGCAAAAGGACTTTGGAGTGCACCTTTGGAACGTGCTACATGCTTGCGATCTACATGAAGTTGCTCGTAGCTTGTGCCGACAAAGACAAG GCAAAGTTCATATTCGAATATACGGCCAGAAATTTCAAGAAGATCAACGACAACGACGAGCGTAAAATTCTCATAGAGTACTCCGAGAGAGGAAGATTGATAGGCGTCGTTTATACAA tTTTCGTGCTAGCTGCACTTGGCGTGTTCGTTGTGGTGCCTCTAGCTCCGGGTATCCTGGACGTGATACTGCCATTGGAAAATGGCACGCGTAGCAAGTTCTTCATTCTAAACGGTGAGTTCCTCGTCGACAAGACCGAATACTTCATCGAGATATATGCGTTCGATAGTATCTGCTGCATCGTGACGGTGCTAATCATATGTGCGACGGATCCACTGTACGCTGCGATCTTGGAGCATTGTCTGGCGATTTTTGCTATTGTTAA GCTTCGATTGAGAAAGTATAGGGTGAGAAAAGGATTGAAGTGCGTAAGCGCCGATGAGGCGGAGTACGAGGCCATTATCAGGGCAGTCCAGTTGCATAGGGAAATTATTGC GTTTATAGAAACTATTCAAAACAATTGCTCGTTGTATTTTGCTTTTGAAATGGGAGTTACGTTGATCAGCTTTACGGTAAATTTCGTTTTG GCTGTATTGAAGACTCCGGACTTGTTTGATCGCCTGCGACTGGCTATGGTTCTATTCGCTCAGGCagtacatttattttatattacgtGGCCAGGGCAGAAACTTATAGATCATGGCGAAGATCTGTTTAAGGAAAC GTACTTCAACGATTGGTACAAAAGTTCGGTCAAATGTCAAAAAGCGTTGCGATTCATGTCGCTAAGATGCAGCAAGCCCTGCAAGCTCTCGGGCGCAGGGGTATACGTGTTGAACTTCGCTTACACCCTATTG attttgaaaacaTCCGCCTCGTACATCACAGTGGTAGCTCaatttgaatataaaattGTCGCTTAG
- the LOC100117824 gene encoding hamartin isoform X1 codes for MTNNNANSSTGVAELFHMLESNKLSEVEEIKKVFHDHFLSTKDNWLVNGLFDYYLSTDSLRAVEVLAGVREPHDKHLFDRLTETLTAKPANNGQKVRTLTLLGHVARRQPTWLFKLASHTLFRQLLHLLKVEEDIVLLMSALLLLITLLPMLPTALTPHLNEIFEVFSRLASFHYHRFISISSAYSVSFSTISMLNQHGGCDADQLYLLHVQVGLHHLFYRLYAMYPCNFVSFLKQQYLQRDQLAIFKKIISPMLDSVRMHPLLVTMSKDSEISSSRWKKMEHHDVVAECGRFSLLERSNRDEAGVPIANMRFTPISDYSCPYTPISSNSEFPMVMENTGLPNGSQDGSFWSPSMVVSPQSPPPANSLQATPLSQHEAKSTPTTPGAASLNISTGSTAVSNRSRTSPPEAAVEATPETTPVKVSDARQMPGRQLPVGSAAVRALSAFGNNGLLSGATSSSRPSTPTPVNHLVSTPSAAASNISAALFSSLADSGSSSSIFDRKLNKIVADRQNAQQSTMALKQEEQVVVTSSTTTSVKRMSTPTATQMMMAQVTTEQVNAMLNGRVEMQQHQLEDQEVSDIVSARRSTLFETKDCSEKERQTFNDLSRKVLLKFYCKNPTPVPSSKTRRRAKSCPDMESISRPEDTSERSTQTCGLLPYECFFLDILDQRASNEAQANVPESARLSPSAMLERYIEVCSRNTGYGETKCRSKQSWPGGRRSTKPDDEENSAAASQLQQQQQQSANDDVSSESSSAGCWGEMDRANQQIQLMLMQLQFERQRREVHAERNRRLLGKLRDSRALEELNTAMTKSLKISENEIEALKSELSRSKLELRTELNKQKEAIHHWQTKCNEEQQRNAALNDRIESLEDELKSEKKKVTDHESKTRAAEATLFEAAHQLKEALRAANQSEELKRVLEAVQKRFLLLGEAQARIQEKINAPVHMARQEAAQIQRSWSEEVSSLRRQLDSQTLHLESLKARLADLEHKDARKEVQLVDQQRLLQESKEKHSAELEAVESKYKAQMEINLLLEGRILELHGKLEQATFGMSSSSGAVNLASSASPKERSPPLSASLASSSEGSLAFIHSAMNDCCDPAGEIANLQAIVEPAAGPSSSAGQVVITSTAKTIMANSSATAASQR; via the exons ATGACTAACAACAATGCCAACAGCAGCACAGGAGTCGCCGAATTATTTCACATGCTCGAGTCTAACAAACTCAGTGAGGTCGAGGAAATCAAAAAAGTTTTTCATGATCATTTCTTATCCA CTAAGGATAACTGGTTGGTAAATGGATTGTTTGATTACTATCTTTCCACTGACTCACTTAGAGCTGTTGAGGTTCTAGCAGGAGTGAGAGAGCCACATGACAAGCATCTGTTTGATAGGTTGACAGAAACACTTACAGCCAAACCTGCTAACAATGGGCAAAAAGTTCGGACACTCACCCTATTGGGTCATGTGGCTCGACGGCAACCCACCTGGCTGTTTAAATTGGCTAGTCATACACTCTTCAGACAGCTGCTTCATTTACTCAAG GTGGAGGAAGACATAGTGCTGCTAATGAGTGCACTTTTGTTATTGATAACCCTGTTACCCATGTTACCAACAGCACTGACACCTCATCTCAATGAGATATttgaagtattttctagaCTCGCATCGTTCCATTATCACCGATTCATATCCATCTCATCAGCTTATTCCGTGTCCTTTTCAACAATTTCAATGTTGAACCAGCACGGCGGCTGTGACGCAGACCAACTCTACCTCCTCCATGTACAG GTTGGACTGCATCACCTATTTTACAGACTCTACGCTATGTATCCGTGCAACTTCGTCTCTTTTCTAAAACAACAGTACCTTCAACGCGATCAGCTGgcgattttcaaaaagattATTAGTCCTATGCTAGACTCCGTGCGTATGCACCCGCTGCTCGTAACAATGTCCAAAGATTCAGAGATCTCTTCGTCAAG GTGGAAAAAAATGGAGCATCATGACGTCGTGGCAGAATGTGGTCGCTTTTCATTGCTGGAAAGGTCGAATCGAGATGAAGCGGGAGTGCCGATTGCCAACATGCGCTTCACGCCAATATCAG ATTATTCGTGTCCGTACACGCCAATAAGCAGCAACAGCGAGTTTCCGATGGTAATGGAAAATACGGGACTTCCGAACGGCAGCCAGGACGGCAGTTTCTGGTCGCCGAGCATGGTTGTATCCCCTCAAAGTCCGCCACCGGCGAACTCACTTCAGGCAACGCCGCTGTCGCAGCACGAGGCAAAGTCGACGCCAACAACACCAGGTGCCGCGAGTCTCAACATCAGCACCGGTTCGACTGCAGTCAGCAACCGCAGCAGGACATCGCCACCCGAGGCAGCCGTTGAGGCTACACCCGAAACCACTCCCGTCAAGGTAAGC GATGCACGTCAAATGCCAGGAAGACAATTACCCGTGGGTTCGGCAGCGGTGCGCGCACTCTCGGCCTTCGGCAACAACGGTCTCTTGAGTGGTGCGACCAGCAGCAGTCGACCTTCGACTCCGACGCCCGTCAATCATCTGGTCTCGACGCCCTCGGCCGCAGCAAGCAACATCTCGGCTGCCCTCTTCTCTAGCCTCGCTGACtctggcagcagcagctcgatcTTCGATCGTAAGCTTAACAAGATCGTGGCAGACAGGCAAAACGCGCAGCAAAGCACGATGGCACTCAAACAGGAAGAACAAGTGGTCGTGACGAGCTCGACGACGACAAGCGTCAAAAGGATGTCCACGCCGACGGCTACTCAGATGATGATGGCGCAAGTGACGACCGAACAGGTCAATGCTATGCTGAACGGGAGGGTCGAGATGCAGCAGCACCAGCTCGAGGACCAGGAAGTATCGGACATCGTGTCTGCGAGGAGATCGACATTGTTCGAGACGAAGGATTGCTCGGAGAAGGAGAGACAGACATTCAACGATCTGTCTCGCAAAGTGCTGCTCAAGTTCTACTGCAAGAATCCGACGCCCGTACCATCCTCGAAG ACTCGTCGCCGCGCAAAATCATGTCCTGATATGGAGTCGATCAGTAGACCAGAGGACACGAGTGAACGTTCGACCCAAACTTGCGGCCTGCTGCCTTACGAGTGCTTCTTTTTGGACATCCTGGACCAACGTGCCAGCAATGAGGCTCAGGCCAATGTTCCCGAGTCAGCCAGGCTTTCGCCCAGTGCCATGCTCGAGAGATACATCGAGGTCTGTTCCAGAAATACTGGTTATGGGGAAACAAAGTGTA gATCAAAGCAAAGCTGGCCAGGTGGAAGAAGAAGTACAAAGCCGGATGATGAAGAAAACAGTGCCGCTGCGTCACAGttgcagcaacaacaacagcaaagCGCTAACGACGATGTCAGTAGTGAGTCAAGCAGTGCCGGCTGTTGGGGTGAAATGGATCGGGCAAATCAGCAGATCCAGCTGATGCTGATGCAACTGCAATTCGAACGTCAGCGTAGGGAAGTACATGCCGAAAGAAACAGAAGACTGCTTGGCAAGCTCCGGGATTCTCGTGCCCTTGAGGAGCTTAACACCGCGATG ACGAAAAGCTTGAAAATATCAGAAAATGAAATCGAGGCACTCAAGAGCGAACTGAGCCGCAGCAAACTTGAACTTCGCACAGAGCTGAACAAGCAGAAGGAAGCAATCCATCATTGGCAGACCAAG TGCAATGAAGAACAACAGCGAAACGCAGCACTAAATGATCGTATCGAATCGCTAGAGGACGAGttgaaaagtgaaaaaaagaagGTGACGGACCACGAGTCTAAGACTCGCGCCGCCGAGGCTACCCTCTTCGAGGCAGCACATCAGTTAAAAGAAGCACTACGGGCCGCCAACCAAAGCGAGGAACTTAAACGTGTACTAGAGGCTGTACAAAAGAGGTTCTTACTGCTAGGAGAG gCTCAAGCTAGAATTCAAGAGAAAATAAATGCTCCCGTTCACATGGCTAGACAAGAAGCTGCGCAAATACAAAGGTCTTGGTCGGAGGAAGTTTCAA GTCTTCGCCGTCAACTTGATTCACAAACGCTTCACTTGGAATCTCTGAAGGCTCGCCTGGCCGATCTCGAGCATAAGGATGCGCGCAAAGAGGTGCAACTGGTGGACCAGCAGCGTCTCCTCCAAGAATCTAAAGAGAAACACTCAGCAGAGCTTGAAGCTGTCGAATCCAAGTACAAGGCACAGATGGAGATAAATCTACTACTGGAAGGTCGCATCCTCGAGCTGCATGGAAAGCTTGAGCAGGCGACATTCGGTATGTCGTCATCGAGCGGCGCTGTGAATCTAGCCTCCTCGGCCTCGCCAAAAGAGCGTTCGCCTCCCCTGTCAGCCAGTTTGGCCTCCTCGAGCGAGGGCAGCTTGGCCTTTATTCATTCGGCGATGAACGACTGTTGCGACCCCGCGGGCGAGATCGCCAACCTCCAGGCCATCGTCGAGCCTGCAGCAGGTCCCTCGTCTAGCGCCGGCCAGGTCGTCATAACTTCTACAGCCAAGACCATCATGGCTAATTCATCTGCAACTGCCGCTTCTCAGCGGTAG
- the LOC100117824 gene encoding hamartin isoform X2: MTNNNANSSTGVAELFHMLESNKLSEVEEIKKVFHDHFLSTKDNWLVNGLFDYYLSTDSLRAVEVLAGVREPHDKHLFDRLTETLTAKPANNGQKVRTLTLLGHVARRQPTWLFKLASHTLFRQLLHLLKVEEDIVLLMSALLLLITLLPMLPTALTPHLNEIFEVFSRLASFHYHRFISISSAYSVSFSTISMLNQHGGCDADQLYLLHVQVGLHHLFYRLYAMYPCNFVSFLKQQYLQRDQLAIFKKIISPMLDSVRMHPLLVTMSKDSEISSSRWKKMEHHDVVAECGRFSLLERSNRDEAGVPIANMRFTPISDYSCPYTPISSNSEFPMVMENTGLPNGSQDGSFWSPSMVVSPQSPPPANSLQATPLSQHEAKSTPTTPGAASLNISTGSTAVSNRSRTSPPEAAVEATPETTPVKDARQMPGRQLPVGSAAVRALSAFGNNGLLSGATSSSRPSTPTPVNHLVSTPSAAASNISAALFSSLADSGSSSSIFDRKLNKIVADRQNAQQSTMALKQEEQVVVTSSTTTSVKRMSTPTATQMMMAQVTTEQVNAMLNGRVEMQQHQLEDQEVSDIVSARRSTLFETKDCSEKERQTFNDLSRKVLLKFYCKNPTPVPSSKTRRRAKSCPDMESISRPEDTSERSTQTCGLLPYECFFLDILDQRASNEAQANVPESARLSPSAMLERYIEVCSRNTGYGETKCRSKQSWPGGRRSTKPDDEENSAAASQLQQQQQQSANDDVSSESSSAGCWGEMDRANQQIQLMLMQLQFERQRREVHAERNRRLLGKLRDSRALEELNTAMTKSLKISENEIEALKSELSRSKLELRTELNKQKEAIHHWQTKCNEEQQRNAALNDRIESLEDELKSEKKKVTDHESKTRAAEATLFEAAHQLKEALRAANQSEELKRVLEAVQKRFLLLGEAQARIQEKINAPVHMARQEAAQIQRSWSEEVSSLRRQLDSQTLHLESLKARLADLEHKDARKEVQLVDQQRLLQESKEKHSAELEAVESKYKAQMEINLLLEGRILELHGKLEQATFGMSSSSGAVNLASSASPKERSPPLSASLASSSEGSLAFIHSAMNDCCDPAGEIANLQAIVEPAAGPSSSAGQVVITSTAKTIMANSSATAASQR; the protein is encoded by the exons ATGACTAACAACAATGCCAACAGCAGCACAGGAGTCGCCGAATTATTTCACATGCTCGAGTCTAACAAACTCAGTGAGGTCGAGGAAATCAAAAAAGTTTTTCATGATCATTTCTTATCCA CTAAGGATAACTGGTTGGTAAATGGATTGTTTGATTACTATCTTTCCACTGACTCACTTAGAGCTGTTGAGGTTCTAGCAGGAGTGAGAGAGCCACATGACAAGCATCTGTTTGATAGGTTGACAGAAACACTTACAGCCAAACCTGCTAACAATGGGCAAAAAGTTCGGACACTCACCCTATTGGGTCATGTGGCTCGACGGCAACCCACCTGGCTGTTTAAATTGGCTAGTCATACACTCTTCAGACAGCTGCTTCATTTACTCAAG GTGGAGGAAGACATAGTGCTGCTAATGAGTGCACTTTTGTTATTGATAACCCTGTTACCCATGTTACCAACAGCACTGACACCTCATCTCAATGAGATATttgaagtattttctagaCTCGCATCGTTCCATTATCACCGATTCATATCCATCTCATCAGCTTATTCCGTGTCCTTTTCAACAATTTCAATGTTGAACCAGCACGGCGGCTGTGACGCAGACCAACTCTACCTCCTCCATGTACAG GTTGGACTGCATCACCTATTTTACAGACTCTACGCTATGTATCCGTGCAACTTCGTCTCTTTTCTAAAACAACAGTACCTTCAACGCGATCAGCTGgcgattttcaaaaagattATTAGTCCTATGCTAGACTCCGTGCGTATGCACCCGCTGCTCGTAACAATGTCCAAAGATTCAGAGATCTCTTCGTCAAG GTGGAAAAAAATGGAGCATCATGACGTCGTGGCAGAATGTGGTCGCTTTTCATTGCTGGAAAGGTCGAATCGAGATGAAGCGGGAGTGCCGATTGCCAACATGCGCTTCACGCCAATATCAG ATTATTCGTGTCCGTACACGCCAATAAGCAGCAACAGCGAGTTTCCGATGGTAATGGAAAATACGGGACTTCCGAACGGCAGCCAGGACGGCAGTTTCTGGTCGCCGAGCATGGTTGTATCCCCTCAAAGTCCGCCACCGGCGAACTCACTTCAGGCAACGCCGCTGTCGCAGCACGAGGCAAAGTCGACGCCAACAACACCAGGTGCCGCGAGTCTCAACATCAGCACCGGTTCGACTGCAGTCAGCAACCGCAGCAGGACATCGCCACCCGAGGCAGCCGTTGAGGCTACACCCGAAACCACTCCCGTCAAG GATGCACGTCAAATGCCAGGAAGACAATTACCCGTGGGTTCGGCAGCGGTGCGCGCACTCTCGGCCTTCGGCAACAACGGTCTCTTGAGTGGTGCGACCAGCAGCAGTCGACCTTCGACTCCGACGCCCGTCAATCATCTGGTCTCGACGCCCTCGGCCGCAGCAAGCAACATCTCGGCTGCCCTCTTCTCTAGCCTCGCTGACtctggcagcagcagctcgatcTTCGATCGTAAGCTTAACAAGATCGTGGCAGACAGGCAAAACGCGCAGCAAAGCACGATGGCACTCAAACAGGAAGAACAAGTGGTCGTGACGAGCTCGACGACGACAAGCGTCAAAAGGATGTCCACGCCGACGGCTACTCAGATGATGATGGCGCAAGTGACGACCGAACAGGTCAATGCTATGCTGAACGGGAGGGTCGAGATGCAGCAGCACCAGCTCGAGGACCAGGAAGTATCGGACATCGTGTCTGCGAGGAGATCGACATTGTTCGAGACGAAGGATTGCTCGGAGAAGGAGAGACAGACATTCAACGATCTGTCTCGCAAAGTGCTGCTCAAGTTCTACTGCAAGAATCCGACGCCCGTACCATCCTCGAAG ACTCGTCGCCGCGCAAAATCATGTCCTGATATGGAGTCGATCAGTAGACCAGAGGACACGAGTGAACGTTCGACCCAAACTTGCGGCCTGCTGCCTTACGAGTGCTTCTTTTTGGACATCCTGGACCAACGTGCCAGCAATGAGGCTCAGGCCAATGTTCCCGAGTCAGCCAGGCTTTCGCCCAGTGCCATGCTCGAGAGATACATCGAGGTCTGTTCCAGAAATACTGGTTATGGGGAAACAAAGTGTA gATCAAAGCAAAGCTGGCCAGGTGGAAGAAGAAGTACAAAGCCGGATGATGAAGAAAACAGTGCCGCTGCGTCACAGttgcagcaacaacaacagcaaagCGCTAACGACGATGTCAGTAGTGAGTCAAGCAGTGCCGGCTGTTGGGGTGAAATGGATCGGGCAAATCAGCAGATCCAGCTGATGCTGATGCAACTGCAATTCGAACGTCAGCGTAGGGAAGTACATGCCGAAAGAAACAGAAGACTGCTTGGCAAGCTCCGGGATTCTCGTGCCCTTGAGGAGCTTAACACCGCGATG ACGAAAAGCTTGAAAATATCAGAAAATGAAATCGAGGCACTCAAGAGCGAACTGAGCCGCAGCAAACTTGAACTTCGCACAGAGCTGAACAAGCAGAAGGAAGCAATCCATCATTGGCAGACCAAG TGCAATGAAGAACAACAGCGAAACGCAGCACTAAATGATCGTATCGAATCGCTAGAGGACGAGttgaaaagtgaaaaaaagaagGTGACGGACCACGAGTCTAAGACTCGCGCCGCCGAGGCTACCCTCTTCGAGGCAGCACATCAGTTAAAAGAAGCACTACGGGCCGCCAACCAAAGCGAGGAACTTAAACGTGTACTAGAGGCTGTACAAAAGAGGTTCTTACTGCTAGGAGAG gCTCAAGCTAGAATTCAAGAGAAAATAAATGCTCCCGTTCACATGGCTAGACAAGAAGCTGCGCAAATACAAAGGTCTTGGTCGGAGGAAGTTTCAA GTCTTCGCCGTCAACTTGATTCACAAACGCTTCACTTGGAATCTCTGAAGGCTCGCCTGGCCGATCTCGAGCATAAGGATGCGCGCAAAGAGGTGCAACTGGTGGACCAGCAGCGTCTCCTCCAAGAATCTAAAGAGAAACACTCAGCAGAGCTTGAAGCTGTCGAATCCAAGTACAAGGCACAGATGGAGATAAATCTACTACTGGAAGGTCGCATCCTCGAGCTGCATGGAAAGCTTGAGCAGGCGACATTCGGTATGTCGTCATCGAGCGGCGCTGTGAATCTAGCCTCCTCGGCCTCGCCAAAAGAGCGTTCGCCTCCCCTGTCAGCCAGTTTGGCCTCCTCGAGCGAGGGCAGCTTGGCCTTTATTCATTCGGCGATGAACGACTGTTGCGACCCCGCGGGCGAGATCGCCAACCTCCAGGCCATCGTCGAGCCTGCAGCAGGTCCCTCGTCTAGCGCCGGCCAGGTCGTCATAACTTCTACAGCCAAGACCATCATGGCTAATTCATCTGCAACTGCCGCTTCTCAGCGGTAG
- the Or130 gene encoding odorant receptor 130 isoform X1 translates to MALGIWPYQSRVKNSITYAGLVLVMIIMLIPQFIRLNTYLGKDIEKTMENIFIFFYVFGIFVKLFTAHFAEDKLKILYESTAKNFETYTDAVEAEIMKRYSERGRLLTFVFLLYMISAVAVSVVLPMCPIVLDSTDPLDQPRPRMFILNGEYIVDKYEYRLRNFNKSCGLQMVEHAEAERYGGDYAYAALVRAILLHKDIIKFTEIIQTSYSLYFLLEMGATIGILTSSSVVVVMKLKQPLELLRWSLFLFGVILHIFFLTWPGQKLIDFSSDIFQEAYLNDWYKSSLKCQNLLKFMSLRCSRPCELSGGGLYIMNFINFATILKTSASYITVFSSV, encoded by the exons ATGGCGCTGGGAATTTGGCCGTACCAGAGTCGcgtgaaaaattcaatcacATATGCTGGGCTGGTGCTGGTGATGATCATCATGCTGATACCACAA TTCATACGGCTGAACACGTATTTGGGGAAGGACATCGAGAAGACGATGGAgaacattttcatttttttctacgTCTTCGGGATCTTTGTTAAACTGTTCACCGCCCACTTTGCCGAAGACAAG CTGAAAATCTTGTACGAAAGCACCGCGAAGAACTTTGAGACCTACACCGATGCGGTAGAGGCGGAAATTATGAAGCGATACTCCGAGAGGGGCCGACTGCTCACCTTTGTCTTTCTCC TATACATGATTTCGGCAGTGGCGGTGTCGGTGGTGCTACCGATGTGTCCCATCGTCCTGGACTCGACCGATCCTCTCGACCAGCCGAGGCCCCGAATGTTTATACTGAACGGAGAATACATTGTCGACAAATACGA ATACCGATTAAGAAACTTCAACAAGTCCTGTGGGCTACAGATGGTCGAGCACGCCGAAGCCGAGCGATACGGAGGCGACTACGCCTACGCTGCGCTCGTCAGAGCGATTCTTTTACACAAGGACATTATAAA GTTCACCGAGATCATTCAAACCTCGTATTCCCTGTACTTTCTGCTGGAAATGGGAGCCACCATCGGTATTTTGACGTCGAGCTCCGTTGTG GTCGTGATGAAGCTGAAGCAACCCCTCGAACTCTTGAGGTGGTCTTTGTTCCTCTTCGGCGTCATTCTGCACATATTCTTTCTGACTTGGCCTGGACAAAAGTTGATCGACTTCAGCAGCGACATCTTCCAAGAGGC GTATCTTAACGATTGGTACAAGAGTTCGCTGAAGTGTCAGAATCTATTGAAGTTCATGTCGTTAAGATGCTCGAGGCCTTGTGAGCTGTCGGGAGGTGGACTGTACATCATGAATTTCATCAACTTTGCGACG ATTCTCAAGACCTCAGCTTCGTACATCACGGTCTTCTCATCAGTTTGA
- the Or130 gene encoding odorant receptor 130, with protein sequence MEIYDSRYFVFNKRFQMALGIWPYQSRVKNSITYAGLVLVMIIMLIPQFIRLNTYLGKDIEKTMENIFIFFYVFGIFVKLFTAHFAEDKLKILYESTAKNFETYTDAVEAEIMKRYSERGRLLTFVFLLYMISAVAVSVVLPMCPIVLDSTDPLDQPRPRMFILNGEYIVDKYEYYFQIYTLDIISVFLMICILCATDPMYAAIVEHCLGLFSICKYRLRNFNKSCGLQMVEHAEAERYGGDYAYAALVRAILLHKDIIKFTEIIQTSYSLYFLLEMGATIGILTSSSVVVVMKLKQPLELLRWSLFLFGVILHIFFLTWPGQKLIDFSSDIFQEAYLNDWYKSSLKCQNLLKFMSLRCSRPCELSGGGLYIMNFINFATILKTSASYITVFSSV encoded by the exons ATGGAGATTTACGATAGCAGGTACTTCGTCTTCAACAAGCGCTTTCAAATGGCGCTGGGAATTTGGCCGTACCAGAGTCGcgtgaaaaattcaatcacATATGCTGGGCTGGTGCTGGTGATGATCATCATGCTGATACCACAA TTCATACGGCTGAACACGTATTTGGGGAAGGACATCGAGAAGACGATGGAgaacattttcatttttttctacgTCTTCGGGATCTTTGTTAAACTGTTCACCGCCCACTTTGCCGAAGACAAG CTGAAAATCTTGTACGAAAGCACCGCGAAGAACTTTGAGACCTACACCGATGCGGTAGAGGCGGAAATTATGAAGCGATACTCCGAGAGGGGCCGACTGCTCACCTTTGTCTTTCTCC TATACATGATTTCGGCAGTGGCGGTGTCGGTGGTGCTACCGATGTGTCCCATCGTCCTGGACTCGACCGATCCTCTCGACCAGCCGAGGCCCCGAATGTTTATACTGAACGGAGAATACATTGTCGACAAATACGAGTACTATTTTCAAATCTATACGCTGGATATAATTTCCGTTTTTCTGATGATCTGTATTTTGTGTGCGACCGACCCGATGTACGCGGCGATCGTCGAGCACTGCTTAGGCCTGTTCTCGATTTGCAA ATACCGATTAAGAAACTTCAACAAGTCCTGTGGGCTACAGATGGTCGAGCACGCCGAAGCCGAGCGATACGGAGGCGACTACGCCTACGCTGCGCTCGTCAGAGCGATTCTTTTACACAAGGACATTATAAA GTTCACCGAGATCATTCAAACCTCGTATTCCCTGTACTTTCTGCTGGAAATGGGAGCCACCATCGGTATTTTGACGTCGAGCTCCGTTGTG GTCGTGATGAAGCTGAAGCAACCCCTCGAACTCTTGAGGTGGTCTTTGTTCCTCTTCGGCGTCATTCTGCACATATTCTTTCTGACTTGGCCTGGACAAAAGTTGATCGACTTCAGCAGCGACATCTTCCAAGAGGC GTATCTTAACGATTGGTACAAGAGTTCGCTGAAGTGTCAGAATCTATTGAAGTTCATGTCGTTAAGATGCTCGAGGCCTTGTGAGCTGTCGGGAGGTGGACTGTACATCATGAATTTCATCAACTTTGCGACG ATTCTCAAGACCTCAGCTTCGTACATCACGGTCTTCTCATCAGTTTGA